AATCGATGGACGACATTCGTGCGATTTTCTTAGCCAATGGCATTACCGCAGAACAATTTGACAGTGGCATTAACAGCTTTGCGGTGAATGGCTTAGTGACAAAACAAACTCAAGCCGCTGAAGAATTTAAAGTGCGTGGCGTGCCAGCATTTTTTGTAAATGAACAATATCAGCTAAATCCAGAAGGTTTCTCTGATTCAGGTTCAACCAATGAGTTTGTTCAGCGTTATATTGATGCGATTTTATTCTTAGTGAAAAAATAGTACCATCATCAATAAAATAGTTGCTAATATTTACCCTCTTTAAATATTAGCAACTTTTTTCTCTCCCTCACGATATTATAATCCCTGTAATTCTGTATTCAGTAATCTCAATAGCAACGCCTTTCCTTCTTTAAAACGATATTCCCCATATTCCGCTTGGTTGAAATATTCCCCTTTACCTTCAGGGAAGAAGAATTGCTGGGTTGGAAGAGATAAATCCCCATAACTATTTAGTGTAACGGGTAAATAAATACCCTGTGCACAGCCATCAAAATACTGTGGTTTTTCAAATTCAATTCGGCAAAGTGTTGCAATACGCTGTTCATCCAGTGTGAGTAGTGCATAGGCTTTGCTATTGGTCATTTCTTCATTTGGTAACGCATCACCTACTTGATTGAGTAGTTCATAATGGAGTTCCATATAATCCCCTTGCATTAGCGATCTTGGATCTCTTGGAGCTAACTTTAGTACAATAGATTCGCCATTTTCTAATACATCTTCATTCTGATGAATCGTAAATTGTGCAACGCCTAGGGTTAAAATAAGCGTGACAAGAGCCGTAATAGGTATGCGTTTAGTGTATGAAGAATGCCCTTGTATATGCTCTTGTTGCTCTGGATATTGACGATATAAGCTGATGACAATCAGGCTAAATGCAACACCTACACTTAACAACAAATAGGATTTATAGAGTAACGGAAGTTTTAGTGAATAGTAATATTCTGCTAATGATGCTATTGCGATCACTAAACTAAATACAAAGATCGGTCGGCTTTGTTTGGTATAAGCCAATAAGAGTAAGGCAATACAAAAGATCAGTAATGGAACGCTAATAAAGCTAATACTCAAAAATAAGATACCAATAGCAATTAGCCAATGTATTGGGCGTTGCTGTGCTTTATGTAAAAGTAAAAAAGTGACGACGGCATAAAGGGATGCAACGAGAGATAAAAATGAATGAATATCCCAAGGGCGATTGAACAGATCAAAAGTAGCCAAATGGAAGAAGTCACTAAAGGTATTTATCTGCGGTAATTCATCCGCTTCCATGTGATAACTAAAGAGTGATTTGCTGAAAACAAAATACACGTAAAAGAGAAGAAAACCCCACGCCATAGAGCGTAAATCAAACCGAGTGCGTCCCATCCAGTAAAAGCAAATCAGTGAACCCAATGATAGCCAGTAAAACGAATAAGAGCTAAAGAAATGGTAGAAAAACATTTCATGTTCGTATTCAGAGGAATAGAAGTCGTTAAAGGCATAAAAATGTTCAAAAAGTATAAATAAAATCTGAAGAACAACAACTGTTCTTACCCAATGTTGTTGATTTATCAAGTAAACGATTACCGATGCGGTAATGCTTAAGGTTAATCCCATCCAAGAGGATATATCTAAAAATAGACAAAATGCAGTCCAAGTCCCTGATGCAACCAAAAAACAAATCGCACTGAGTTCTAAATAATTTCCCTTTTTCCTAAAAGCGAACGCAGGAATAAGGAGAATGGCTGTTGTGAAAAGTAACGTATAGGCTTCATCTTGTACGACAAATAAAGCAATACATAGGACAAGCATCCCTGTACCGAGTGCAATCAAAAATAGATAGAGCAGTTGTACGGCAAGGTGTGATTGGCGTTGGGATAAATAAGCGCCGAATGATTTTTTGACGTAATAGGCAACAAAAAAGAGAGCAAACAATGTGATGAGTGATGAAAACATTAGTCCGCCCAGTTCAAGTTGATCTAATAACCAGACATTTACGGATGCAATCAAATAGGCAAAATGTACGGAGAGATTAAATAAGTCCAGACGACGTGTTCTGTAAAACCAAAGTAGCCCAATGGAAATGAGCCAAGTGATTGGGATTAATTGGGTATTTTCCACGACGAACCAGCCTAATACCGCTACTAAAATGACATTCTGAATTTTATTCACGACACGCCAAGGATCGTATAAGCGTGATTTTGTCGCTTCAATTACCGCAAGCAGAAGCAAATTAACACCGATGATAAAAGATGCGTCAATATGATGAACAAATTGATAACGAAGTAAGGTGATATTTAAGGTGGCTAAAAAGAGTAGTGCGCCAGCGATATTAGGCAGGCAAAGTAACAGGGGTAACTGCAACAATGTCCAGAGAGCAAAAAGTTGCCAAGGGTCTGCCCCTGTTTGATAAATTTGTCCGATAAGAGCGAGTAAAGCACCAATCACAATCAAGGAGACAAAAAAGAGTGCATAACTTTTGATGGGGCTCTGTTGCCTGCTTTCTCGACGATAAATCCACGTGGCAACTAGTGTTACAACAACGAGTAGCACTTGTACGCCATAGAGCTTTTGGAATTTAGTGAGTAATTCCCAGTTTGATGCAATGAAGGTGACAACCCCACTTGAGAAAAGCCCGACAGCCAATAGCATAAAAATGAATCGCAGATATTTTTCCCAAGATTGATTAAGTAGGTTCATTGCTCTCACCTAGATGATTTGTAAAATTTTGGTTAAATCCTACCGCTTGTTATCGATTTTATCAATATCACACCGATCACCGTCGCCATAATGCCGACGATATTATGCAATAGAAAAATCCCCACCGCATTCAACCACTTTTCTTGAAGCAGTTTTTCGCCGATCTCCGCTGAAAATGCGGAAAATGTTGTGAAACTGCCGAGAAATCCTGTAATAAATAACAATTTTGAACTTTCCTGCAAATTCAAACCTAGCGCAATACCAATGAGAAAACAGCCAATCACATTCGCCAGTAAAGTGCCAAAAGCAAATTGACTGATAAGCGGATTGAGCCATACACCGAGTTGCCAGCGAGAGAGTGCGCCGAGTACCGCACCGAAAGAAATCAGTAGAATTTGTGTCATTATCTGTTACACCAAAAACAGTACAGGAATTAAATTCATCACCATCATCGTCAAAATCGACTGGATCAAGCGGGACGATCCGAAGATAAATCCACGATTTTTACCGTTATCAAATTTCACCAGTAAATTCGCCATTGCCGTTAATGCATAGACTTCAAGTAAGGTAAAAATCACCAAATAGATATAGGCAGAAACCAGCGATGCATAATGTAGCGTGATAAACCAAGGGGCAACCATACCAACCGCTAAAACCGGGCTGACGAAAATAAGTTGTTTACGGGTTAAATTGATATGCTTGGAGAAATACGATTGTAGAGCAACGGTCATTAACCCATTGATAAATAACGCAATTGGGATCTGCTCTGGGGCATTGAGTTTATTGTCAAACAGATAAGGAAAAATCACAAAAAACGACATTGCGACACTTAACGGTACAAACAGCATTAAGTGAACAAAAATAAACTCTTTGGTGATGATTTCCCGAATTTGCCCCCAGCGGAATTTCACTAAATTGTTCACATTTTCCATTTGGTAGAATGGCTTTGCCATAAAGACAAACAACACCGCTTCCAAGAGAAAACAGCACCAGATTAACGCATTGATCTGTTCATACTTGATAAAGGGAATAGCGAGTAACGGAGCTGCCATCGAAGACATACTGGTGACCCGTAAGAATTTGCCTTGTAAGCGAGTTTTCGCCGCATATTCATCACCTGCCAAGGCAAGTAAGCACGCCCTTGCATTAGTTGCAAATAGACAGCTTCCCATACCAAAGCACATTGTCGCCATTAATAGCACCATGTAGCTTTCCGCTGACAAGAAGAAAACATAGGCGATCACATCGAGCATACAGCCGACTAACATCATTTTCGCTAAACCATAGCGGTCGCCTAACACTCCTGCAAAAATTGCAAGGGCTTGGCTACAAAAAAACAGTACCGACAACGAAAATGCGATCTGAGCGTTAGATAAGCCTTTTTGTTGCAGGTAGATAAAAAAGACCGTTTGCATTGAAAAATAAGCAAGGGTCGAAATAAAGCGACGAGTGAGTAATAGTTTTTCTAAAGACATTTGAATATCCAGACAAGCGGTAAGATTTGCAAATTTTTTGCAGATCTCACCGCTTGAGTGTTAAGCAGCACGGAAATCTTTTGGACGAATACCCAGGGCAATTAAACTTGCAAAATAGCTGATTGCAGCAAGTACAATTAACCACGCTAGCCAATGAACCTTTGACCAAAAGTGTAATGCATTCCACCCTTGTAAATCAGGCGAAAAATAGGAAACCAATGCGCCCATGATGCACGCAGAAATGAGCAATTTTAAGGTGAAGATCGCCGTTTTTATGCTGACTTTATAAATATTACTTTGGGATAAACCACGGTAAAGTAAGGTAGCATTGACCGCCGCAGATAATGCAGAAGCCATCGCTAAACCAACAAAGCCAAAAGGAATTGCGAGTACACCAAAGCAAATGTTACTGATTGCCGCAATGATCCCGATTTTGACTGGCGTTTTGGTATTTTGATTAGCGTAAAAACCATTGGCTAGAATGCTGATGAGCATATAACTGATTAATCCAAAGCACATCACTGTTAATGCTTTTGAAGAAGCAATAACATCTGCCAGTTGGAATTTACCGTGCATAAACATCGTCATCATTAATGGCTGAGCTAAAATCATAATGCCAATCATCGCAGGAATACCGAGCAGTAATACCATACGAACGCCCCAGTCCATTGTTTGCTCAAAGTTGAATTTGCGTTGCTCTTCTGTCAGATCTTTCTGTTTTGCGATACGTGAAAGGCTAGGCAATACCACCGTTGAAATCGCGATACCAAACAGACCTAATGGGAATTCAATAAGGCGATCTGCATAGTAGAGCCAACTAATTGAGCCTGTAATTAAAAATGAGGCGATAATCTGATTAATGAGCAAGTTCAGTTGGGTAACAGAAACACCGAATAAGGCTGGGATCATCAATTTACGAACTTTTGTCACCCCTTCATCGTGCCAAGCCCATTTAGGTTTAACCAACAGCCCTTCTTTTTTCATAAAAGGGATTTGAAATAGGAATTGCAATAAGCCACCTAAAAATACCCCCCACGCAAGCGCCGTATCGGGCGAGTCAAAATAAGGGGAAGCAAAGATCGCCACAGCAATAATCGCCACATTCAGTAAAACTGGAGAAAATGCCATCACCCCAAATTTGCCTAAGGTATTCAGCACCGCACCAGATAGGGCAACAAAGGTGATAAACCATAAATAAGGGAAGGTGATTTTTAATAATAAGGATGCTTGGGTAAACTTTTCTGCATTCGGGCCATCATTGAGCCAATCTAAAAACCAGCCCGTCCCAAATAATGCGGCAATCACAGGGGAAGCAATCATGGCGACTAAGGTGACAACAGTGACTAATCCACCCAACGTTCCCGATACTTTGGCGATAAACTCTCGGGTCTTATCTGGATCATTATCGGCATTATATTCCGCTAAAACAGGCACAAAGGCTTTAGAAAAAGCCCCTTCAGCAAAAAGCCTCCGAAGAAAGTTAGGAATACGGTTAGCAAATAAAAATACATCAGCAGCAACACCTGCCCCCAGTAAATTTGCAACAACCACATCTCGAATTAAACCAAGTACGCGAGAGATTAATGTCATACTACTGACAATTAAGCCTGATCTTAATAATTTCTTGCTCACAATCTGTTCTCTTTATCTTCTTAAAAAATTGATCGGAATTTTAGCAGTTTGTTATAGGAAAATCAGAAAAAAACTGCTAAAATCCGCCCCTATCTTTTACTCAAGAACACTTCTTGTGTGAAACGATGTTATTTTCAAGCCCGTGTCTCGTTGAAAATGAATTTAAACTATCGATAGCACTGCATAAAAAATTGTTTTTTATGTTTTTATTTTTACACAGATATTTTTAGGAGTTTGACCTTGGCTAATATCAAGTCAGCACAAAAACGTGCGGTTCAATCAGAAAAACGCCGCCAACATAACGCAAGCCAACGCTCAATGATGCGTACCTTCATCAAAAAAGTATACGCAGCAGTAGCAACTGGTGATAAAGCAGCTTCAGAAGCAGCTTTCGTTGAAATGCAAAAAGTTGTGGATCGTATGGCATCTAAAGGCTTAATCCACGCTAACAAAGCAGCTAACCACAAATCTAAGTTAGCAGCTCAAATCAAAAAATTAGCGTAATTGCTTTTTTAAACAAATTTGCAAATTTTTTGGAAAAACCGACCACTTGGTCGGTTTTTTTATAGGTAAATTGCCGAAACAAAACCTGCCACTATTTATACTTTATATAGAGACAATCTTCAAAATTTCAGCAAAATCTTCACAAACATAATCAGGCTCAGAGTCACTAATTGGAATGTTGTAGTTGTAGCCATAGGTTAAACCTACACTTTTACAACCAACAGCTTTTGCCGCCAAAATATCGTTTTTAGAATCACCGACAAACAACATTTCATGCGGATATAAACCAAATTTACCACAAAGGTAATAAAGTGGCGCTGGGTGTGGTTTAATTTGAGGCAGAGATTGCCCACCAAGTGCTTCTGAAAAGAGATGATCGATTTTAAAGGCTTGCAACACAGGCAAAACGTGCTTAGTTGGTTTGTTTGTTACCACAGCTAAAATATAGCCCTGTGCTTTAAGCTCTTCTAATGTTTCTTTCACATGAGGATAGAGCTTGCTGATGTTGCAGACATTTTCACCATAAAAATAACCAAATCGGCATTTAATTTGGGCTAATTCGTCCTGTGAAAATTCGCCTGCTTTTCCTGTCCATTCCATTCCTTTCGCAAAAAGTACATCAGCTCCATTGCCAATCCAAGTCAACACAAGCTCTTCAGGGGCTTGTGGCAAGCCAACTTCAGCAAAGGCAGAATTAAGCGATAAGGCTAAATCAGGTAAGCTATTGACTAGCGTTCCGTCGAGATCAAAACCGATTAATTTGAATTGTTGTGTCATTTTATTCTCCTTAAAAAGACAAGCGGTGAGATTTTGCAAAAGTTTTGCGTTATCTCACCGCTTGTAGCTTATTTATTTCTATCCATTTTATAAGCAACCGCCATAATCACAATTCCCCCAATAATCATCGGCAATGAGAGCAACTGCCCACGCGTGATTAAATCCGCTGCGGTATTCACATTTGGGTCGAACTCACGGAAGTATTCGACGATAAAGCGGAATACTCCATAGCCCACTAAAAAGAGTCCTGCCACCGAGCCTGTTGGGCGTGGTTTACGGATATAGATGTTCAGGATAAAGAACAGTACTAACCCTTCTAAAACGGCTTCGTAAAGTTGAGATGGATGGCGTGGTAAATAGCCGCCACTCGGGAACATGATTGCCCAAGGTACATCGGTGACACGTCCCCAAAGTTCATCATTGATAAAGTTACCAATACGCCCTAAGCCTAGCCCAAACGGAATAAGCGGTGCGATAAAGTCAGCAGTTTGCCAAAAGCTACGATGTTGACGACGGGAAGTCCAAAGCATTGCAACAATTACACCAAGTAAACCGCCGTGGAACGACATTCCCCCTTCCCAAATTCGAAATAAATACAGGGGATCTTGTAGGAAACGGTCGAAGCTATAAAAGAATACATCGCCAATTCTGCCGCCCAGTACAACGCCCCAAAAGCCGTTAAACAGAAGTTGATCGACTTGTTCTGTTGTCCATACACCGTTTGAGTTTTTCGCTCGTTTAGTACCAAGCCAATAGGCAAAGCCAAAGCCGAGCAGATACATAATGCCATACCAATGTAGCGAAATAGGCCCGAGTTTAAGGGCTACAGGATCGATATTTGGAAAGGCTAGAAATTGTTCAGACATAAATTTCCTTTTATTTCAAAAACATATTTATTGCAATAATCATTAAAAATACGGCCAACGCCCGTTTTAAAATTGGCACAGGAAGCTTATTAGCAGCATTTGCGCCAAGTTTGGAAGTAAACACCGACATCATGGTAATGCCCGCTAAGGCTGGTAAATAGACATAACCTAGCGAATATTCAGGTAGATTAGGCGCATTCCAACCACTAATGATAAAGCTAATTGTTGCGGCAAGCCCTAATAAGCCACCACAGAAAGATGAACTTCCAATCGCTTTTTTCAGTTCAATTCCTCGACTATTTAAAAACGGCACGATGAAAGCACCGCCTGCGATACCTGCAAAGCTGGAAATCATCCCGATGATACTTCCAGCAATAATCGTTGATTTGGTTGTCAACGGCTTAGGCTCTTGCTGTTTTGGCTTGAGTGCTAGAAACATCTTGATCGAGTTATAGAACACTAAAATAGCAAAGAGTTTAGTCAGAACTGATTTAGGAAAATCACTTACAATCAAACCTGAAATAAAGACGGAAACCATTAATGCAGGGGCAAAGTATTTCAGTAATGACCATTCCACATTGCCCAGTTTATGCTGGCGTTGTGCGGCAGATAATGTTGTAAGAACAATCGTTGAGAAAGAAGTTCCCAATGCAATGGACATTAATAATTCATCAGACACACCAATTTTTGGTAAAAGATAGACAAGTGTCGGCACAATGATCATGCCTCCACCAATGCCAAATAAGCCAGCTAAAAAGCCAGCTATTGCCCCAAGGACAAGAAATGCGATAAAAACTTCGATCACGACTTTTTCCCCTTAAATGTACGATATAGTTTACGAAATTCCCGCTTGGATTGGTGAGAGTCTCGTTTTTCTGCTTTGAACTCTTTTTGCTCTTTCACTTCTTCTCGGTTTTTATCGCTGTCATTTTTTTTCATTTCACCCATCAATACTTGGGCAAACTCTTTCATCACTTTGCGATAAACATCACGTTTAAATGACACCACTTGTCGAACGGGATACCAAAAGCTCACCCAACGCCAGCCGTCAAATTCGGGCGTTTTACTGGCTTTCAGGTTTATTTCATTTTCATCAGAGAGTAATTGGAGTAGGAACCAACGTTGTTTTTGTCCAATACATACAGGATGTGTTTGTTCATTACGAACCAAACGTTTCGGCAATTTATATTTTAGCCAATATTTGGATGCCCAAAGTAATCGTACATCTTTTTTGGATAAACCGACTTCTTCGTAGAGCTCACGGTACATTGCTGCTTCAATGTTTTCACCCTCATTGATTCCACCTTGTGGAAATTGCCAAGAGTTTTGACCAAACCGTTTTGCCCAGAGAACCTGTCCTTGTTTATTACAGATCACGATGCCAACATTCGGGCGGTAACCATCGAAATCGATCAATTTAGACCGCCTTATTTAATCAATTTAAAAATAGTGAGATTGTTTCATACTTCGGCTATTTGAACAACCGCCAAGGGCAAAACAAGCGGTGAGATTTACACATTTTTTTACAAGTTGTGGATAACATTGTGAGTAAGCTGAGAATTTGCTGAGAGTTTTCATTGGATAAGCTTAGGAATACCTTGATCTTCTATGGGATCTTTTTTCTGATTAAGATCCCAAAAAGGAAAAATCTTACTGGATAAGTACACATTTAACTGATTAATTTATTTTCAAAAGTGAATAAGATTAGCAAAATTTATACGCTTTTCTTACTTTTTCCACATTAGCTAGGGTTTTATCCCCATTCTCTGTGGATAAAATTGTGATAGATCGGGATAATGATCGTGTATAACCTAAAATAACGATCTGAATAATTTACTTTTCCTATATAAAACAATAAGTTAGATGAAATTTGAATAAGTATGAGATTGCAGTTTATTTTTTAATCATTATTTTTCTTTAAAAAATTTCATGTCTTAAGGGTTTCTTAAGATTTATTTGGTTTAATACATTCCAACAAAGCAATATAGCTTTGGTTTATAAACTTAACTTGGAGAAATTTATGAAAAAATTAACCTTAATCTCAACTTTAGTATTATCCACATTAACAGCATCAGCTTTTGCAAATACCCCAAATGGTGGATTTCAAGATCCAAATGCACCACAAACGATGAACCAAGTTCAACAAAAAGGGGAATTTAAACGTGGAGGCTACAATAGCAATCAAGCACCTTCCAAAGTGAGTGAAGTCGCTTCAATGAATGATGATCAATATGTTGTTTTACAAGGTAAAATTGTAAAACAAGTCGGGAAAGAAGATTTCTTATTCCGTGATACAAGCGGAGAAATTAACGTAGAAATTGAGCGTAAAGCTTGGGCAGGACAAGAAATTACCCCAAATAATGAAGTGAAACTCTATGGTGAAGTTGATAAGTCTTGGAATAAGACGGACATTGAAGTTCATCGTGTAGAAAAAGTAAATTAATGCGATAATTCCAAGTGGCAGTAATGCCACTTTTTCTATTTTGGAGGTTGAGATGCGTATTTTATTAATTGAAGACGATTCGTTAATTGGCGAAGGGCTGAAATTAGGGTTAACTAAATCGGGTTTTAGTGTGGATTGGTTTACGGACGGTAAAACAGGTTTAGATGCGCTCAGTTCTGCACCTTACGATGCTGTAGTGCTCGATCTCACCTTGCCTAAAATGGACGGACTTGATGTGCTACAAAATTGGCGCAGAGCAAATCAGGATGTGCCAGTGCTGATTTTAACCGCAAGAGATACCCTTGATGAACGTATCACAGGGCTACAACGTGGAGCAGATGATTATCTCTGTAAACCTTTTGCTCTCGCAGAGGTTGTGGCACGCTTACAAGCATTAATCCGTCGTCGTTATGGGCATACCAACCCCGTAATTGAACACAGTTTAGTGAGATTCGATCCAAACCAACGCAAAGTGTTCCTTAAAGATCAGGAAGTGACCTTAACCACAAGGGAATATAATTTACTTGAGCTATTTATGCACAATAAAGATCGTGTCTTAACCCGTTCTTCTATTGAAGAAAAACTCTATACTTGGGACGATGAAGTTAATAGCAATGCATTAGAAGTCCATATCTACAATTTACGTCAAAAACTCGGAAAACAATTTATTCGCACTGTACACGGCGTAGGCTATACCTTAGGGAAAAACGATGAAACTCATTAAAAATACCAGTTTACGTTTTCGTTTAATGTTGGTGATTTCCTGTAGTGCGGTGTTTATTTGGTTGATCTCAACGGCTGTGGCATGGGTACAAGTCCGTAGCGAAGTCAATAAAGTATTTGATGCACAACAGATTTTATTTGCGCAACGCCTTGCCTCATCGGATTTACGCACCTTACTGATGGAACGAAAACCCCAACGTGCATTTAATGGCGAACATCATAAAAAAGGCTTTAAAAAAGCAAAATTTGATGATGATGCTTTGGCGTTTGCGATTTTCACCTCTCAAGGAGAAATGGTGCTGAGTGATGGAAATAATGGTGAAAACTTTCCGTTTAAAAATACCCGCGGTTTTTCTAAATCCCCGTTAAATAATGAAGATAATGATGAGTGGCGAATTTTTTGGTTGCCGATTGGTGATCGTTTCTTGGTTGCCGTTGGACAAGAGCTTGATTATCGTGACGATCTCACTCAAGGTATGGTCTTTAGCCAAATGTGGATTTGGTTTGCAAGTCTTCCATTATTATTAGGCTTAATTGTTTGGGTGATTAAGCGAGAACTACAGACGTTACAACGCGTAGGCGAACAAGTTAAACAGCGAACACCAGAAGACAATAGTCCGCTTTCGACAGATGTCCCAAAAGAGATTTTGCCGTTAGTGACGAGCTTAAATCAGTTTTTTGATAAAACATCAACGATGTTATTAAGAGAGCGTCGATTTACTTCGGATGCAGCTCATGAGTTACGTAGTCCGTTAGCCGCATTAAAGATTCAAACGGAAATCGCACAATTAGCGGGTGATGACAGTGCTTTACGTGATAAGGCGTTAGGCAATTTAACCCAAGGCATTAACCGTGCAACTCAACTTATTGAGCAACTGCTTACGCTATCCCGTTTAGACAACTTAACGGAATTGGAAGGTGTGGAAGATATTCACTGGGATAGACTTATTCCATCGCTAGTGGGTGAGCTTTATTTCCAAGCACAAAAACGTGATATGGAGATTGAATTTGAACAGAAGGGAACACCTAAAATCCAACAAGGACAGCCTTTATTGCTTTCATTGATGTTAAGAAATTTGATTGATAACGCGATTAAATATTGTCAGCCAAATAGCGTAATTCGAGTAACGTTAGAACAACATCGAATTATTGTAGAAGATAATGGCGGTGGTGTGGATGAGGCGGATTTGGCTAAATTAGGACAACGTTTTTATCGTCCAGCAGGTCAAAATGAAAAAGGAAGTGGGCTTGGTTTATCCATCGTTAGACGTATTGCAGAGCTTCACCATTATCAAATTCAGATTGAAAATGGCGCTATTGATGGTCAAAAAGGGTTAAAAGCCACCATTCTTCTTTAAGCTTCACAAGCGGTGCGATTCTCTCTATTTTTTACAAAAT
Above is a genomic segment from Actinobacillus indolicus containing:
- a CDS encoding YgiW/YdeI family stress tolerance OB fold protein, encoding MKKLTLISTLVLSTLTASAFANTPNGGFQDPNAPQTMNQVQQKGEFKRGGYNSNQAPSKVSEVASMNDDQYVVLQGKIVKQVGKEDFLFRDTSGEINVEIERKAWAGQEITPNNEVKLYGEVDKSWNKTDIEVHRVEKVN
- the qseC gene encoding quorum sensing histidine kinase QseC is translated as MKLIKNTSLRFRLMLVISCSAVFIWLISTAVAWVQVRSEVNKVFDAQQILFAQRLASSDLRTLLMERKPQRAFNGEHHKKGFKKAKFDDDALAFAIFTSQGEMVLSDGNNGENFPFKNTRGFSKSPLNNEDNDEWRIFWLPIGDRFLVAVGQELDYRDDLTQGMVFSQMWIWFASLPLLLGLIVWVIKRELQTLQRVGEQVKQRTPEDNSPLSTDVPKEILPLVTSLNQFFDKTSTMLLRERRFTSDAAHELRSPLAALKIQTEIAQLAGDDSALRDKALGNLTQGINRATQLIEQLLTLSRLDNLTELEGVEDIHWDRLIPSLVGELYFQAQKRDMEIEFEQKGTPKIQQGQPLLLSLMLRNLIDNAIKYCQPNSVIRVTLEQHRIIVEDNGGGVDEADLAKLGQRFYRPAGQNEKGSGLGLSIVRRIAELHHYQIQIENGAIDGQKGLKATILL
- a CDS encoding response regulator encodes the protein MRILLIEDDSLIGEGLKLGLTKSGFSVDWFTDGKTGLDALSSAPYDAVVLDLTLPKMDGLDVLQNWRRANQDVPVLILTARDTLDERITGLQRGADDYLCKPFALAEVVARLQALIRRRYGHTNPVIEHSLVRFDPNQRKVFLKDQEVTLTTREYNLLELFMHNKDRVLTRSSIEEKLYTWDDEVNSNALEVHIYNLRQKLGKQFIRTVHGVGYTLGKNDETH